A single Lacerta agilis isolate rLacAgi1 chromosome 10, rLacAgi1.pri, whole genome shotgun sequence DNA region contains:
- the LOC117054103 gene encoding LOW QUALITY PROTEIN: opsin-VA-like (The sequence of the model RefSeq protein was modified relative to this genomic sequence to represent the inferred CDS: inserted 8 bases in 5 codons): MGNDSSLATVEITVHPTIFPRAGYGVLAFLMFLNALFSIFNNFXVIAVTLKNPQLRNPINIFILNVSFSDLMMSLCGTTIVIATNYRGYXFLGKRFCTFQGFAVNYFGIVSLWSLTILAYERYNVVCQPLGTXQMSTKRGYQLLGFIWXFCSSWAVVPLFGWSSYGPXGVQTSCSIGWEDRSWNNYSFLIVYFLSCFFIPVLIIGFSYGNVIRSLHGLNKKVEEMGGKGNPEEEFRAVVMVLVMVVAFLICWLPYTVFALTVVIDPALNISPLAATIPTYLSKTSPVYNPIIYIFLNKQFRECAVEFITCGQVVLAKPDEEISTSAAPAESKTPCKINQVTPV, translated from the exons ATGGGGAATGATAGTTCTCTTGCAACTGTGGAGATTACCGTACACCCTACCATTTTCCCAAGAGCTGGATATGGAGTCTTGGCTTTCCTGATGTTTCTTAATGCTTTATTTTCAATATTTAATAATTT GGTTATTGCTGTAACGCTGAAGAATCCTCAGCTCCGTAACCCCATCAACATATTCATTCTTAACGTCTCCTTTTCAGATCTTATGATGTCCCTCTGTGGAACCACCATTGTCATAGCTACAAACTACCGTGGAT TCTTCTTGGGAAAGAGGTTCTGCACTTTCCAGGGATTTGCTGTCAATTATTTTG GAATTGTTTCTCTTTGGTCCCTGACCATTTTAGCTTACGAAAGATACAACGTGGTCTGCCAGCCTCTGGGAAC TCAGATGAGCACAAAGAGAGGTTACCAGCTCCTTGGTTTTATCTG GTTTTGTTCTTCTTGGGCTGTGGTCCCACTCTTTGGCTGGAGTTCTTATGGAC AAGGAGTCCAGACATCATGCTCCATTGGCTGGGAAGATAGATCTTGGAACAACTATAGCTTTCTCATTGTATACTTCTTGTCCTGCTTCTTTATCCCTGTCCTGATCATTGGGTTTTCATATGGCAATGTCATTAGGTCACTGCATGGG CTAAATAAGAAAGTTGAAGAAATGGGAGGAAAAGGTAATCCGGAAGAAGAGTTTCGAGCCGTAGTTATGGTGCTTGTGATGGTGGTGGCTTTTTTGATCTGCTGGCTACCATACACAGTCTTTGCTCTTACTGTTGTTATTGATCCAGCCCTGAATATTTCCCCTCTGGCTGCAACCATCCCAACATATCTCTCCAAAACAAGCCCAGTATACAACCCAATCATCTACATTTTCTTGAACAAACAG TTTCGTGAGTGCGCGGTTGAATTTATAAcctgtggccaagttgttctggcAAAACCAGATGAAGAGATTTCGACATCCGCAGCTCCAGCTGAATCCAAAACACCTTGTAAGATCAACCAAGTGACTCCAGTCTGA